A region of the Apium graveolens cultivar Ventura chromosome 6, ASM990537v1, whole genome shotgun sequence genome:
TATTAGTGTATATCTATTGCTTCTTCTGTTTAATTATTTGCAGCAAATTTTACAACACCCATATTTCTatcttttcatttttattttccttcaatattattatatatttaaatatataatgagTACTAATTGGCTTCCTTCCGAAGAATTACAATTATGTATTTCGTGGGATCTCCAAATGCTTGTTGATTTCTTCCATTTTTTGTATAAATCTAGATCATGACACATGTCATAATGTGATTCAACGAAAATCTTATCAAAAATCTGAAATTATCCAGCAATGTATTATTTGATACTATTTGTGGGACCATTAAATAATAGAGATGAAAATAAATTTAtgatatataatataattatttatttgatgaATAGTAATTGATGGATTGATGGAGTCATGTGGGTGtataaaaattaagaaaaaaagtGATTTCAGCATGAATAGTAATCAAGTCCATTAATTAAATTGATGAATTGATGGAGTTGAGGGGTGCATATGCTCTTAGGTTGCAGTCTTGCAGATGACAATTTTACTGCAGACGCCAAATTAACATCTACCCAAAAAAACTGTCAAAATACTGAGAGTGTCGGCATTTACATATTTTTCCGTGCAAGACAAATAAAGCATTAATATTGTCCACATCATGTACTTGTGACAAGTTTCGAGTCAATACAAGTAACGCTCACACAACCTACACTTACATATACAATACACAATACTATATCTCAATCTTCACACACAGTTGATATACAGATTGTGATGTCTAAACGTGGAAtcaaaaaggaagaaaaagaaaatatatatcaCAACTCAAGAAAAGAATATCTACCAACCCAAAACATAGAAAGGCTTCAAAATGGTCCTACTTGTACAAACTTAGTTGTCATCAACTATTCTTCTCCTTCATCTTCTCTTTTTCTCTGTTTTTCCACCTTTTTCACAGACTTTAAGGGCTGCCATACAACTCATTCTTCAATTATAATATGCAGGTCAGTGTTTTAACCATCTGGGTCTCTCTCTTTTTGGTCGGTTGATGCTCATTATGTTGTAAAGTTTCAAACTTTTGATTTTTTACACTTGGGTCTCTCTGGAAGATGCTTTGGAATCAAGAAAAGCTTGTTTGTTTTGATAAAATTTTGATCTTGAGTCTTTGATCATCTTGATTTTCAGTTTTGCAGAAAGTGTTTGGTTTCTTGTATTGATAAAAATTCAATCTTTCTGCAGGATTGTTGGGTTTTTGGATTTGATGTTGGCAAATTTGTTGAAACTTGAGATTTGGGTTTTGTATGTGTTTATATTGGAGTTGTTTGTGTATGCTTATTGAAGGATTCTAACTTTGTGAAGGATCAAAGAGGAGTGGATTTATTGGCATATGTTGGATGTGATGAATGTTGCTCAAAGAATTTGAATTTCTTGATCTTATGCATATCTAATTTGTGCTCATTACAATTGGCATGATATAAGATTGCATTTACGAAAAATTGATAGAGCTTAGTGGACCAAGTGGGAAAGATTAGAAAACTTTGATCGTGCCAGCACGTAATTTTCAAGTCTTCTTAGAGCTGAGAAACCATTTGCTCCAAGTTTGCAGGTAATCTAAATGTCTTGTGCTGCTATTTACTCCTATTTTGTAGCTTCATTTTGTATTTTCTGCTTCTACCTGTCCCCATATATTGTTTGTTTCTAGTCCCAAAATTTTGTAGTTTTATTAGAAGCTAGCTTATTAtactgagatttgaaaataatgCCAGTTAACTATCCGTGTAGATTTGAATGAGCTTCACCAAAAATGCTAGTAATATTTTCAAGTGAAAGTCGGAGTAAATTCACTTGAAATGCTGATCAGCTTAGCATCGATGGTTGTTGATATATACAAGGAAAGccactatttatatatataaatatatagattAAGAAAACATTTTGATGGCTATAATAATTTTTTGTTTGTGGACAAGGTCAAAGTGTCATAGATTGCATCTAACTCAATGAATTACCTTTCCCTCGTTTATAATATTGTAATATCTCGATCTTTGTAGACTATGCTTTTACACCGAGGTTCACTCATTTCAATAAAACTTAAACCTAGATTATTTGTGGTGAAGTAAGGACGTCCTTGATTCTCTCTTCAGTCTTCATGCATCTTAAGCTAACTTTTGTTGTATTTCTGTTGTACAATTGAAGCGATTAACTGATTTTTGATGCATTCCATTTAGtgtataaattttagacttaaATCATAACTCTCTCCTTCAGTATTTAAATCCCTCTTTCTCTTGGTCTCCATTTTATTGTTCATCAGGCAAGAGTGCATATACGAGGACAGTTGGATGAAAACCATATCCTGTTGAAGCCATAATTAATCACAATAATACAATGGGAAAGAGATCGCAAAGGCGTCGTCTGCGGTCAAGAAAAGATCAGGGAGGTTGTATGGGTGGTCTGATTAGTATATTTGACTTTCGGCATGCTAGAATCACGAGGAATCTTCTCTTGGATAAGAAGCATGCCAACAAGCATCCTGATGGTAAGAAATATGTCCAATGACAATACAAGGAGCAAGCAACTTGAATATTTAATCAAGATTGTTAATACATGTTAACACGCACCGAAGATTATACTTTCTGACACTTTAAAATCTTCAGATTCTACAGCTGGCGAATATCCTGCAACCAAACCTGAGATGTTGGCGTCTTCAGACGAGGAATGGCTAACTACAAAGGCAAGTATTGGCAActcatattttaaataatttagaatTAGCTGTATACCAAGTATAACTTGAGGTTTAAAATGATCCACCACATTAGTGAACTTTTAACCTAGGCAAAGAATCCCGAGATTCATAATTGCTTTTGATAACATTTTACATTATTTCAGGATTTTGAAGAAAATGGACTGGAAAAATCTGGCACCCAAAAGACTAGTGTAAAGGAACTCATGGAAGAATCCATGTCTGGTGAAAACACTTTGAAGATAAATACTGGTAGTTCTGATGTGAAACTAGACCAATTAAATTCAGAACATGGTGGACATGCCAAAGGGAAACCTAAAAAGGTAAAAACCCATCGGagcaaatcttgtgatattgAGTGCATAAAAGACTGGGGTGCAGCTGAAAACCTCTCTGACCAGGTCTTGGACCAGGAAACCTTAAATAATCTTGACATGGGGATAATCCTGGAAGAGTTCTGCCGATTAAATAAAAAAGGTAGTTACTTGAAGAAGGATTCACAAGATGCTGTCAGCGTGAAATCTGATCAAGTCAGATCACTTGCTGAAGAAAAGTTAGCTGCAGCAATTAAGGTTTTCACAAGCCAgagatttggtaatgataaccACCTCACAAAAGACAGAAAGACTTATTATTCCAAAGAATTAATGGATGCTCTTCAAACATTAAGTGTAAATAAGGAGTTGCTTTTTGAACTCTTACAAGATCCTAATTCACTTTTAGTGAAGCACATTCAGAGCATGGAGGATGAGCAGTTCGATAAAGACCAAAATACCAGCTCATTGTCCAACCAAATAGCAGAAGAGCCTTGTAATTTAATGCCAAGTGATAAACATCGGAGAATATTTAGGAGAAGAAGCAAGTCACAGGATAGCAATTTCCTGAAAGATTATGACAAAAGTCAATCTTCAAGCAGGATTGTAATTTTGAAGCCTGGACCAACTGCTTCAAGAAATTTTGGAACTGACAGGACTATTAACACATCACTGCAAAGCACAGATGATAGATCTCACAGGGAGAGGAATCATTACCAATTTTCCTTAAATGAAATCAAAAGAAAACTTAAGCATGCTTTGGGAAAAGATCGACATGGATTGTCTCTCAATGATACATTTCCTCATCAGATTTCAAACTTGAGAAACAATGATCAGAAAGGTGTTAGTGAGGGACATGGTGGCTGGAGCTCTCCTAACAGAGACCATTTTTATAATGAGAGATTTGCCAAATCTCCTCTTAGAACCAGGAGGGTGGATAAGATTGGAAACCTGAAAGAATCTCAAACGCCAATTGagaataaaaaaattgaaaataccAATCAAGGGGTTTCCAGCATCTACTTCGAAGCCAAAAAACATTTATTAGAGATGCTGAGTGATGGAGATGAAAAGGAAGAGTTGGTGGAGAGGCAGTTACCAAAATCTCTGGGGAGGATTCTTTCTCTCCCAGAGTATAGCCTTACTCCTATTGGCAGTCCAGGCAAGGATAGGGAGCGCAGCATTGTAATTCCACAGATGAAATCGTCTCCTGGTAACAACTATCACCTGGTCAATGAAGACATGTGGCGTGTTATCCAGGAAAACCATCTTATTCAGCTAAGTTCACCAAAACAAAACTTAGATAAACCATCACTTATTGCTGATGATGAGGCTGATGAGAAACAAAAGTTTCCCGAGTCAAATTTGGATGGTCCACATGATACTGATCGAGACAATGTAGCTCAAGAACCCACTTCTAATATGAAAGAAAAAACATGTTGCGAAGGTATTGTTTCTCCACTTTTTAGAAGTGGATATGTATTATTTCTAGTTGGTTTTATATATCCAAATGTAGATGTTGATCGAGTAAGGTCTGAAATTTTTGCAGAACCGCCAGAATCTCTCAGATCAACAAATCCTGATGTCCAAGAATGTATCCAAATCTCAGCAGTTTCTTGTGAATCAAGCAACTCCTTATCTGACAGCGAATTCCAGAGCTGTGATGCAGCCAAAGTTTATGATGATGAAAAATATCCCACTAGCGTATAATTGCTGAACCAATTTCTTAGTAGTgttttataatatttattactTGTGTCCCTTCGGTCTTCAAACCCTAAATATAACAAAGTTTGTTTTCATATTCCAGGATTTGAGCAAAGAAAATGGTTACTTGTCTTCTCCACCAAGATCTCCCTCAAGTCCTTCGGTTACTGGAAAAGTTAGGAGTCCTAGCACTTGCACTGATAGAGAAGAGCGGCCAAGCCCCATATCTGTCCTTGAACCTTTGTTTTCTGAAGATGACATTAGTCCATCAAACACCAAACTAAAACCTGGTAGGCTTTCTCTACCTGTCATTTTAGAAATCATACTACGCTCGTTTTTTATATTCTCTGTTTTGTGCTAAAGCAATCAAACCATTCATTTTTCAACAGGAGTTCAACCATTGCAAATCTACTACGAGGAATGGATTTCTTCTGATCTTGATCATACAATATGTACACGAACTTGCATGAATGATGAGGAATCTGCATTCGAATATGTAGAAGCCGTCCTGCTTGGATCAGACTTGAATTGGGATGAATATCTTTTGAGGTGGCTTTCTTCCGACCAAGTTCTTGATCCATCCTTGTTTGATGATGTAGAATTGTTTTCCAGCCGATCCTCCCATGACCAGAAGCTCCTTTTTGACTGCACAAACGATGTCCTTAAGGAGTTATGTGATCGATATTTTGCCCATTCATGTGTTAAAG
Encoded here:
- the LOC141664099 gene encoding uncharacterized protein LOC141664099 isoform X2, which encodes MGKRSQRRRLRSRKDQGGCMGGLISIFDFRHARITRNLLLDKKHANKHPDAGEYPATKPEMLASSDEEWLTTKDFEENGLEKSGTQKTSVKELMEESMSGENTLKINTGSSDVKLDQLNSEHGGHAKGKPKKVKTHRSKSCDIECIKDWGAAENLSDQVLDQETLNNLDMGIILEEFCRLNKKGSYLKKDSQDAVSVKSDQVRSLAEEKLAAAIKVFTSQRFGNDNHLTKDRKTYYSKELMDALQTLSVNKELLFELLQDPNSLLVKHIQSMEDEQFDKDQNTSSLSNQIAEEPCNLMPSDKHRRIFRRRSKSQDSNFLKDYDKSQSSSRIVILKPGPTASRNFGTDRTINTSLQSTDDRSHRERNHYQFSLNEIKRKLKHALGKDRHGLSLNDTFPHQISNLRNNDQKGVSEGHGGWSSPNRDHFYNERFAKSPLRTRRVDKIGNLKESQTPIENKKIENTNQGVSSIYFEAKKHLLEMLSDGDEKEELVERQLPKSLGRILSLPEYSLTPIGSPGKDRERSIVIPQMKSSPGNNYHLVNEDMWRVIQENHLIQLSSPKQNLDKPSLIADDEADEKQKFPESNLDGPHDTDRDNVAQEPTSNMKEKTCCEEPPESLRSTNPDVQECIQISAVSCESSNSLSDSEFQSCDAAKVYDDEKYPTSDLSKENGYLSSPPRSPSSPSVTGKVRSPSTCTDREERPSPISVLEPLFSEDDISPSNTKLKPGVQPLQIYYEEWISSDLDHTICTRTCMNDEESAFEYVEAVLLGSDLNWDEYLLRWLSSDQVLDPSLFDDVELFSSRSSHDQKLLFDCTNDVLKELCDRYFAHSCVKENVRIIPRGMKLINEVWQGVERHINPPPAPHSLDQLVRTDMAKPGTWMDLRVETENIVTELEDFILEELVEDMILSLDNKNMKNV
- the LOC141664099 gene encoding uncharacterized protein LOC141664099 isoform X1, coding for MGKRSQRRRLRSRKDQGGCMGGLISIFDFRHARITRNLLLDKKHANKHPDDSTAGEYPATKPEMLASSDEEWLTTKDFEENGLEKSGTQKTSVKELMEESMSGENTLKINTGSSDVKLDQLNSEHGGHAKGKPKKVKTHRSKSCDIECIKDWGAAENLSDQVLDQETLNNLDMGIILEEFCRLNKKGSYLKKDSQDAVSVKSDQVRSLAEEKLAAAIKVFTSQRFGNDNHLTKDRKTYYSKELMDALQTLSVNKELLFELLQDPNSLLVKHIQSMEDEQFDKDQNTSSLSNQIAEEPCNLMPSDKHRRIFRRRSKSQDSNFLKDYDKSQSSSRIVILKPGPTASRNFGTDRTINTSLQSTDDRSHRERNHYQFSLNEIKRKLKHALGKDRHGLSLNDTFPHQISNLRNNDQKGVSEGHGGWSSPNRDHFYNERFAKSPLRTRRVDKIGNLKESQTPIENKKIENTNQGVSSIYFEAKKHLLEMLSDGDEKEELVERQLPKSLGRILSLPEYSLTPIGSPGKDRERSIVIPQMKSSPGNNYHLVNEDMWRVIQENHLIQLSSPKQNLDKPSLIADDEADEKQKFPESNLDGPHDTDRDNVAQEPTSNMKEKTCCEEPPESLRSTNPDVQECIQISAVSCESSNSLSDSEFQSCDAAKVYDDEKYPTSDLSKENGYLSSPPRSPSSPSVTGKVRSPSTCTDREERPSPISVLEPLFSEDDISPSNTKLKPGVQPLQIYYEEWISSDLDHTICTRTCMNDEESAFEYVEAVLLGSDLNWDEYLLRWLSSDQVLDPSLFDDVELFSSRSSHDQKLLFDCTNDVLKELCDRYFAHSCVKENVRIIPRGMKLINEVWQGVERHINPPPAPHSLDQLVRTDMAKPGTWMDLRVETENIVTELEDFILEELVEDMILSLDNKNMKNV